GTTCTACGATAATTCCTCCCACCAACTCACGTTCTACGATAATTTCCTCCCACCATTTCACCAACCAAAACTATCAGCAAGTCCAGATTTTTCTTCACACGGTTAAattcttaaatatatattttaattgttgtGCAAACATGCAAATGTCGATAAAATGACACCGCGCAAAATCTCCCACTTTGAGCAATGCTTTGGTGGGAGATCTCCAACTTTGACAACTCTGGAGGATGGCAACCCTGCCTTTCATTTCTTGTTTGTGTAATAAAATCATAAGGCCCCATAAAAACAGAGTGAAATCATCAGACAATGTGACTAAATCGTATATATCATGGACATCATTTTACTAGGCAAACCACCATATTGAATCCCTTTTTATTCACAACCGAAACCTTTTCAGGATATTAAGTAGAAGTTCGTCTCTGATAAAAACTGTGTCTCTAAGATTATTTAACTCCGTGTCAGGTATATGGATACATTCCTCCACATACGTCACTTCAGCATTAAAACCGAGCCGTACACAGGAACCCTTGCCGTATGTAGACACTACAACAGCTGCCTCATGGTTACCATAGTTACCTAGCACCTCTGATGTCTGTTCCTCAGGGAATGTGATGTCCTCCATCTGATTGCGGTACCCAAATACTTGAGTGAGGTCCCCACACTTGAGATCCAGTCTGACCACATGACCCGGTGAGGCCGTGTCTGGACCTCCTGGTGTTGGCTGTAAGCAGCACGTCGTctctaaaataaataaaaggtaTGTGGTAACTAAATCACAAGTGTTTAAGTTTCCAATAACACAAAGGATGAGACTTTTTGTCATAAAACTTTATACAAAGGTCTGGTGACCTACTTATCTGTAGGTGACAGGACCTGTAGGTACGAGATGAATATCCCCGAGGCGTTccccatcatcaccaccaccccTCCACTGTGTATAAAGCCCAGTATAAAGGTGATCTACTCACCTGTAGGTGATGGGGACTGTAGGTACGAGGTAAATATCCCCGAAACGTTCCCCATCATCACCATCGCCCCTCCACTGTGTATAAAGCCCAGTATAAAGGTGATCTACTCACCTGTAGGTGACGGGGCCTGAGGGTACAAGGTAAATATCCCCGAGACGTTccccatcatcaccaccaccccTCCACTGTGTATAAAGCCCAGTATAAAGGTGATCTACTCACCTGTAGGTGATGGGGCCTGAGGGTACAAGGTAAATATCCCCAAAACGTTCCCCATCATCACCACCGCCCCTCCACTGTGTAGAAAGCCCAGTATAAAGGTGATCTACTCACCTGTAGGTGATGGGGACTGTAGGTACGAGGTAAATATCCCCGAAACATTccccatcatcaccaccaccccTCCACTGTGTATAAAGCCCAGTATAAAGGTGATCTACTCACCTGTAGGTGATGGGGCCTGAGGGTACAAGGTAAATATCCCCGAGACGTTCCCCATCATCACCACCGCCCCTCCACTGTGTATAAAGCCCAGTATAAAGGTGATCTACTCACCTGTAGGTGATGGGGCCTGAGGGTACAAGGTAAATATCCCCGAGATGTTacccaccatcaccaccaccccTCCACTGTTGGATACAAAGGCCAGTATAAAGGTGATCTACTTACCTGTAGGTGACGGGGTCTGTAGGTACGAGGTAAATATCCCCGAAACGTTccccatcatcaccaccaccccTCCACTGTTGGACACAAAGGCCAGTATAAAGGTGATCTACTTACCTGTAGGTGACGGGGTCTGTAGGTACGAGGTAAATATCCCCGAAACGTTccccatcatcaccaccaccccTCCACTGTTGGACACAAAGGCCAGTATAAAGGTGATCTACTTACCTGTAGGTGACGGGGTCTGTAGGTACGAGGTAAATATCCCCGAAACGTTCCCCATCATCACCACCGCCCCTCCACTGTGTATAAAGCCCAGTATAAAGGTGATCTACTTACCTGTAGGTGACGGGGACTGTAGGTATGAGGTAAATATCCCTGAGACGTTGcccatcatcaccaccaccacccctcCACTGTTGGACACAAAGGCCAGTATAAAGGTGATCTACTCACCTGTAGGTGATGGGGTCTGAGGGTACGAGGTAAATATCCCCGAAACGTTCCCCATCATCACCACCGCCCCTCCACTGTGTATAAAGCCCAGTATAAAGGTGATCTACTTACCTGTAGGTGACGGGGACTGTAGGTATGATGTAAATATCCCTGAGACGTTGcccatcatcaccaccaccacccctcCACTGTTGGACACAAAGGCCAGTATAAAGGTGATCTACTCACCTGTAGGTGATGGGGCCTGAGGGTACAAGGTAAATATCCCCGAGACGTTCCCCATCATCACCACCGCCCCTTCACTGTGTATAAAGCCCAGTATAAAGTTAATCTACTCACCTGTAGATGACGGGGCCTGAGGGTACCATGTAAATATCCCCGAGACATTccccatcatcaccaccaccccTCCACTGTGTATAAAGCCCAGTATAAAGGTGATCTACTCACCTGTAGGTGACGGGGACTGTAGGTACGAGGTAAATATCCCCGAGACGTTccccatcatcaccaccaccccTCCACTGTGTATAAAGCCCAGTATAAAGTTGATCTACTCACCTGTAGGTGACGGGGCCTGAGTGTACAAGGTAAATATCCCCGACATGTTccccatcatcaccaccacTCCTCCACTGTTGGACACAAAGGCCAGTATAAAGGTGATCTACTTACCTATAGGTGACAGGGCCTGAGGGTACAAGGTAAATATCCCCGAGACGTTccccatcatcaccaccaccccTCCACTGTGTATAAAGCCCAGTATAAAGGTGATCTACTTACCTGTAGGTGACGGGGACTGTAGGTATGAGGTAAATATCCCTGAGATGTTAcccatcatcaccaccaccacccctcCACTGTTGGACACAAAGGCTAGTATAAAGTTGATCTACTCACCTGTAGGTGACGGGGCCTGagtatacaaggtaaatattcCCGACATGTTccccattatcaccaccactcCTCCACTGTTGGACACAAAGGCCAGTATAAAGGTGATCTACTTACCTATAGGTGACAGGGCCTGAGGGTACAAGGTAAATATCCCCGAGACGTTccccatcatcaccaccaccccTCCACTGTGTATAAAGCCCAGTATAAAGGTGATCTACTTACCTGTAGGTGACGGGGACTGTAGGTATGAGGTAAATATCCCTGAGACGTTGcccatcatcaccaccaccacccctcCACTGTTGGACACAAAGGCCAGTATAAAGGTGATCTACTTACCTGTAGGTGACGGGGTCTGTAGGTACGAGGTAAATATCCCCGAGACGTTCCCCATCATCACCACCGCCCCTCCACTGTGTATAAAGCCCAGTATAAAGGTGATCTACTTACCTGTAGGTGACGGGGACTGTAGGTATGAGGTAAATATCCCTGAGACGTTGcccatcatcaccaccaccacccctcCACTGTTGGACACAAAGGCCAGTATAAAGGTGATCTACTCACCTGTAGGTGATGGGGCCTGAGGGTACAAGGTAAATATCCCCGAGACGTTCCCCATCATCACCACCGCCCCTCCACTGTGTATAAAGCCCAGTATAAAGTTAATCTACTCACCTGTAGATGACGGGGCCTGAGGGTACCATGTAAATATCCCCGAGACATTCCCCATCATCACTACCACCCCTCCACTGTGTATAAAGCCCAGTATAAAGGTGATCTACTCACCTGTAGGTGACGGGGACTGTAGGTACGAGGTAAATATCCCCGAGACGTTccccatcatcaccaccaccccTCCACTGTGTATAAAGCCCAGTATAAAGTTGATCTACTCACCTGTAGGTGACGGGGCCTGAGTGTACAAGGTAAATATCCCCGACATGTTccccatcatcaccaccacTCCTCCACTGTTGGACACAAAGGCCAGTATAAAGGTGATCTACTTACCTATAGGTGACAGGGCCTGAGGGTACAAGGTAAATATCCCCGAGACGTTccccatcatcaccaccaccccTCCACTGTGTATAAAGCCCAGTATAAAGGTGATCTACTTACCTGTAGGTGACGGGGACTGTAGGTATGAGGTAAATATCCCTGAGATGTTAcccatcatcaccaccaccacccctcCACTGTTGGACACAAAGGCCAGTATAAAGTTGATCTACTCACCTGTAGGTGACGGGGCCTGAGTGTACAAGGTAAATATCCCCGACATGTTccccatcatcaccaccacTCCTCCACTGTTGGACACAAAGGCCAGTATAAAGGTGATCTACTTACCTATAGCTGACAGGGCCTGAGGGTACAAGGTAAATATCCCCGAGACGTTccccatcatcaccaccaccccTCCACTGTGTATAAAGCCCAGTATAAAGGTGATCTACTTACCTGTAGGTGACGGGGACTGTAGGTATGAGGTAAATATCCCTGAGATGTTAcccatcatcaccaccaccacccctcCACTGTTGGACACAAAGGCCAGTATAAAGGTGATCTACTTACCTATAGGTGACAGGGCCTGAGGGTACAAGGTAAATATCCCCGAGACGTTCCCCATCATCACCACCGCCCCTCCACTGTTGGACACAAAGGCCAGTATAAAGGTGATCTACTTACCTGTAGGTGACGGGGTCTGTAGGTACGAGGTAAATATCCCCGAGACGTTCCCCATCATCACCACCGCCCCTCCACTGTGTATATAGCCCAGTATCTCTGTGAAGGTCTGGTGAGCTGTATTGATACCCTCACTGTCTACACACACCTCTCCTATAGCCAACATGGCTGCATCTTTTCTCCATACTCCTACAACCACAAAAATCTCAACATTTAACTCCTCTTTTGAGAGTTCTGGATTAGATATTAAACATTGTTCTGGTTTTGGCTTCTctttatttatacttctttgaaAAACATGTAACAAATTTACCTATAACAAATTATCTTTTGATACAATTTCAAGTCAATATTTGCTCTATAACAAATCTTTCTGACTTTTGTTTTCTGAAAGTGCTGAATGTAGTCTTGTTTTAAAGTGAGACTTGGAGCCAGAAAGGGAAATcaattgaaatagaaaaattaaatacaattgAACAAATATACAATTAATTGACGATAATGGAAAATCTGTGAAATAAGACATGGTTGCCGACTTTTGGAATTTGTGATTAAGCTTAGTATCTACATTGATTCTGGGTGCAATCAGCCTATGACTTTAATTAACTTATAGTCCCATGGGATTTGTTATAGCAATACTTTATTTTTACTCTTAGTAATTTATGTACATTACACCAAACTGTCAGGTATTACAGTAGATAGACACAAACCTTCCTTCATCTTGGCATCACTAAGGAAGGTAACGGTGGTGTATGTGGTGTCCACCAGTGACGACAGACATCGGAGAAGGGCCGAGGAGCTCCAAGGACAGGTTATCCTCCCATTGTACACATACACAGTAGAGGTCGAACAAGGTCGTATGGAGTAATGGTCAGGAATAGCTGTCCACACTTCACCACTCTCAtctatacatatacagataaatattCCTAACataaaaaattcataaaattccaTAAAgagttttacattttatttccttGACCATATATCAACACTTCTGCATTGATTCTTTGATTTTCATTTACTTGTATTTCTTATCTGAATTTGGTACCTTTAAGTTTGATTGACCAGTTGTCCAGAAATTCCACTAGAGTCCCATCTGTCACCTTGGTGTTTAACTCACTGTGGATCTTAACTGGATCACCCAGCTGGAACAGTTGGTATTTTATCGCCTTCTCAAACAAATCTTCCTTTTTAAGGGGCAAGAACTCTTCCAGGTATTTGCTCATTTTAGCCAGGAACAGCTCTCGGTTGACCATATTCCCGTGTAGCTGACTTCGAGCACTGGTGGATATCATATGAAGCTCTGGGTGTCTGCGTACATCAGCATTCACATTGACACCAATACCAACGATACACAGGCGTTTTGTTTCATCAGCTATTTGAAAGACAAGAAATTTTTTTTCCCATTAACAGTCATCTCCTGCCCTTTTGTAGCCAGTCTCACAATTTATGCATTTACACATTCATTAATGCTCAATGTCACTTGAATCTTATTATTTGTATAGAAAAGAAAACAGAATTTTTCAGAAATTTCCAATTACAATCGAACTAAATTTGTGCCTTTAATAATAGGAAATTGGTTTATATTTGCCAAAATCTTAAAGTGAATGAAAAAAAGTAATGGAAAAAGTGACAGACAATCAATGGTGATGtacttaaaaataataatttttattactGGAAGTATCATCTGTAACCAAACCAAACCTGCAACCGCCTtctgtatagagaccacctCCTCAataagacttttagacagataatgatgtcgtctttagagctacaattggtgcctattactgctaatggagcaaagaaattgttatgcaaaccattataaaacgtttgcatgcattttatcttttttgttttatatcgcttacctactagacaataaaactgaaccgtataaaatatcaaattctcagctagacattatttttttacatatacatatgaaggCCTTTCTGAAGAGAATATATACCGGAAGtcttcaaattatgaatttgacgtcttgtgagcggtacagTTGATATTTAGAATGTTAGTTATGTTTTTTTAGGATAACAACATTATGTAAATCCTTGTATACGCATGAAATAATcggaaacctacaacaaagtatagaaaattgtgcccgagtgattttcggaggcgctgctccactacgacacatagggaccaattcgtacccggccgaaaggtatagtaggccgggtacgtatattcgttccgCCTtctgtatagagaccacctCCTCAATACCACTCTCTATGGGTCGCAAATGGTCTACATATATTTCAATACAACACATATCAGACACAACACTCATCGTTAATTTGACTTACCTTGTAGCCCGCCATCTTTTGACCTCTGACAGATTTACCTTGTAGCCTGCCATCCTATGACCTCTGACAGACTTATCTGATAGTCCACTATCTTATGGCCTCTGATAAACTTACCTGGTAGAGATCCATCTTACCGCCTCTGATAGACTTACCTGGTAGAGATCCATCTTCTGGCCCCTATAGACTTACCTGGTAGTTCATCATCTTATGACCTCTGACCTCTGACAGACTTACCTGGTAGCCCACCATCTTATGGCCTCTGATAGACTTACCTGGTAGAGGTCCATCTTCTGACAGACTTAACTGGTAGTGGTCCATCTTATGACCTCTGACCTCTGACAGACTTACCAGGTAGTGGTCTATCTTATGACCTCTTACAGACTTACCTGGTAGTCTGCCATCTTATGACCTCTGACAGACTTACCTGGTAGCCTGCCATCTTATGACCTCTGACAGATTTACCTGGTAGTGGCCCTTTATCCTC
The DNA window shown above is from Argopecten irradians isolate NY chromosome 8, Ai_NY, whole genome shotgun sequence and carries:
- the LOC138329599 gene encoding uncharacterized protein, whose translation is MALDSFDVAEFDRLLTANEFGKKIIYKDVTETTMDDALKAAHEGTPNGTAIMAEKQSKARGMKNRKWNAQNTGNIYISYVYHREAVLEDPRRDECLMEVSGALAVFMALKDIGVEDINIKWLNDIWVRGHKMAGILVEDKGPLPADETKRLCIVGIGVNVNADVRRHPELHMISTSARSQLHGNMVNRELFLAKMSKYLEEFLPLKKEDLFEKAIKYQLFQLGDPVKIHSELNTKVTDGTLVEFLDNWSIKLKDESGEVWTAIPDHYSIRPCSTSTVYVYNGRITCPWSSSALLRCLSSLVDTTYTTVTFLSDAKMKEGVWRKDAAMLAIGEVCVDSEGINTAHQTFTEILGYIHSGGAVVMMGNVSGIFTSYLQTPSPTETTCCLQPTPGGPDTASPGHVVRLDLKCGDLTQVFGYRNQMEDITFPEEQTSEVLGNYGNHEAAVVVSTYGKGSCVRLGFNAEVTYVEECIHIPDTELNNLRDTVFIRDELLLNILKRFRL